The Actinomycetota bacterium genomic sequence GGGGTACTGCGTCCCCGAGGACACGCCCCTCCCCGTCCGGACCGTCGACCCGGCGCGACGCCCCCGGACCTCGGGCTCGGGCACCCGTCCGGCCGCCACGCCCGCCCCGGACCCGGGAGGCGGCGCGCCGACGCCGGCGGCGACGCCCGGCGGGGGTGCGACCCCGGCGCCGGCGACTCCCGGACCGACGCCCGCCCAGTAGCCACCGCGGTGCGGCTCGCGGAGGCGGAGCCCACCGGGTCCGACCAGCAAGCCGGGAGCCGGGACCCCCATGTGGTCGATGCGCCTATCGTGTTCGGGCTGGCTCGAGCGGCAACTCGGGGGTCTCGATGCGGACGGTCAGGAACGACGACGTCACCCTCTCCTACCGCACGTGGGGTGCGGGCCCTCCGCTGCTGCTGATCCACGGGGGGGCGGGAACCGGACGCGACCTCGCCCTCGTGCGGCAGCACCTCCAGGACGGGTTCACCGTCGCGGTTATGGACCGGCGCGGGCGGAGCGGGAACGACGCACGCCGAGCACACACCATCGGGGACGAAGCCCGGGACATCCTCGCGGTCATCGACGACATCGGGGAGCCCGTGCACGCGTTCGGACACTCCTACGGCGCGATCTGCCTCATGGAGGCGGCGGCGGCCGGCGCCCCCCTCAGGTCGATGACGGTCTACGAGCCGCCGGTCCGGGGGCCGGAGCTCGCCGATCGGCTGCGTGGCGTGGCGAGGCTGATCGAGGAGGGCCGCGCGGAGGAGGCGATGCGGTCCTTCCTCGTGCGGGTCGGTGCCACCGAGGAGCAGCTAGCCGTGCTGCGTGAGATCGGGGAGTGGGAGCGGGTCGTCGCCGGGTGCGGACCGTTCGTCGGTGAGGTTGGGGCGCTCACCGCCTGGGAGCCCGACCTGGAGCGGCTGGGCGAGCTCACGATCCCCGTCGTCTACCTCGAGGGCGCGGACACGGCCTCGGACTTCTACGACCGCGACCGCGTCATGAGCTGGCTCCCGGCCCACACCCGCGTGGTCTCGATGCCCGGCCAGACGCATACGGCGATCGGGTTCGCCCCCGCCCTGGTGGCGGACGCGATCAGGCTCGCCGCCGGCCCACAGCCCGTTTAGCCGACGGTCCAGGTGTCGCCGGACGCCAGCAGCGATGCCAGGTCGGCCTGCGACCGGCTCTGCGCGTCCGAGATCTGGCGCTCGATCATGTCCTCGTAGGTAGGACGCTCGACCGCGCGGAACACGCCGATGGGCGTCGGACCGGTCGGCGAGTGGGCCAGGCGGGACAGGGAGAAGGCGTGGGCTGCGTTCAGCGAACCCTCGTCGTGGACGACGAGGCGGTCCTCCCCCACCTCTTGGACGTCCACGATGCGAAGCGCTCCGTCGCCGTCGGCGACGACCCCCTTCGAGTCGTCGACGCCGAACCGGATCGGCTTGCCGTGCTCCAACCGGATCTGGTTCGCCTGCTTCGTCTGCCGGCCGGTGAGGGCGATGAACGCGTCGTCGTTGAAGATGTTGCAGTTCTGGTAGATCTCGATGAAGCGCGTCCCCTTGTGCTGGGCGGCGCGGCGCAGGACCGAGAGCAGGTGGGCGCGCTCCGAGTCGATCGAGCGGGCGACGAACGAGCACTCGGCTCCCAACGCGAGCGAGATCGGGTTGAACGGGTAGTCGGTCGACCCGAACGGTGTCGACTTGGTGACCTTCCCCATCTCCGATGTCGGCGAGTACTGCCCCTTCGTCAGACCGTAGATCTGGTTGTTGAAGAGCAGCACGGTCAGGTTCACGTTGCGACGCATGAGGTGGATCAGGTGGTTGCCGCCGATCGAGAGCGCGTCGCCGTCCCCGGTCACCACCCAGATGTCGAGCTCGGGGTTGGTCACGGCGAGCCCGGACGCGATCGCGGGGGCCCGACCGTGGATCGAGTGGAACCCGTAGGTGTTCATGTAATAGGGGAACCGCGACGAGCAACCGATCCCGGAGATGAAGACCGTCTTCTCCTTCGGGATCTGCAGCTCCGGCATGTAGGACTGGACGGTCGCGAGCACCGCGTAGTCACCGCAGCCCGGACACCACCTCACGTCCTGGTCGGAGGTGTAGTCCTTCTTCGTGAGCGCGACCTCTACGGGCGCGCTCACACCGCCGTTGCCGTCGCTCATGCGGTTGCCACTCCTTCCAGGTGCTGCAGCAGCAGCTCTTCGAGGTCGGCCGCCTTGAACGGGAGCCCGGCGACCTTGTTGTAGCCGATCGCGTCGATGAGGTACTCGGACCGGATCATCCGGACGAGCTGTCCGAGGTTGTTCTCGGGGACGATCACCCTCTCGTAGCGGCGCAGGACGTCGCCGAGGTCGGCCGGGAACGGGTTGAGGTGGCGGAGGTGGACGTAGGCCACCCGGTGTCCGTTCTTGCGGACGCGCCGGCAGGCGGCGCGGATCGGTCCGTACGTGGACCCCCAGCCCACGACCACCACGGGGGCGTCCGCGTCGTACAGGACCTCGGTGGGCGGGATGTCCGCCGCTATCCCGGCGATCTTCGCCGCACGCAGCCGGACCATGCGGTCGTGGTTGTCCGGGTCGTAGGAGATG encodes the following:
- a CDS encoding alpha/beta hydrolase; translation: MRTVRNDDVTLSYRTWGAGPPLLLIHGGAGTGRDLALVRQHLQDGFTVAVMDRRGRSGNDARRAHTIGDEARDILAVIDDIGEPVHAFGHSYGAICLMEAAAAGAPLRSMTVYEPPVRGPELADRLRGVARLIEEGRAEEAMRSFLVRVGATEEQLAVLREIGEWERVVAGCGPFVGEVGALTAWEPDLERLGELTIPVVYLEGADTASDFYDRDRVMSWLPAHTRVVSMPGQTHTAIGFAPALVADAIRLAAGPQPV
- a CDS encoding 2-oxoacid:ferredoxin oxidoreductase subunit beta — protein: MSDGNGGVSAPVEVALTKKDYTSDQDVRWCPGCGDYAVLATVQSYMPELQIPKEKTVFISGIGCSSRFPYYMNTYGFHSIHGRAPAIASGLAVTNPELDIWVVTGDGDALSIGGNHLIHLMRRNVNLTVLLFNNQIYGLTKGQYSPTSEMGKVTKSTPFGSTDYPFNPISLALGAECSFVARSIDSERAHLLSVLRRAAQHKGTRFIEIYQNCNIFNDDAFIALTGRQTKQANQIRLEHGKPIRFGVDDSKGVVADGDGALRIVDVQEVGEDRLVVHDEGSLNAAHAFSLSRLAHSPTGPTPIGVFRAVERPTYEDMIERQISDAQSRSQADLASLLASGDTWTVG